The following is a genomic window from Microbispora sp. ZYX-F-249.
TCGACCCGCTTGCCGCGCGGCAGCTCGGGGTGGTGCGCCTCGGACCCCCAGTGGAACCCGCGGCCCGGGGCCTCGCTGGCCCGCGCGAGCGGCGAGCCCACCATGACGGCGTCCGCGCCGCAGGCGATCGCCTTGGCGATGTCGCCGGAGCCGCCCATGCCGCCGTCGGCGATGACGTGGACGTACCGGCCGCCCGACTCGTCCATGTAGTCGCGGCGGGCCGCGGCCACGTCGGAGATCGCGGTGGCCATCGGCACGACCACGCCCAGCACGTTGCGGGTGGTGTGCGAGGCGCCGCCGCCGAAGCCGACCAGCACGCCGGCCGCGCCGGTCCGCATGAGGTGCAGCGCCGCCGTGTACGTCGCGCAGCCGCCCACGATGACCGGGACGTCGAGCTCGTAGATGAACTGCTTGAGGTTGAGCGGCTCGGCCCGGCCCGACACGTGCTCCGCGGAGACCGTCGTGCCGCGGATCACGAAGATGTCCACGCCCGCGTCGATCACGGCCTTGTGGTGCTGCACGGTGCGCTGCGGCGACAGCCGTACGGCGGTCGTGACGCCGGCGGCGCGGATCTCCTCGATGCGCCGGCCGATCAGCTCGTCCTTGATCGGCGCGGTGTAGATCTCCTGCAGCCGCCGGGTCGCGGCCTCCCGGTCGAGGGTGGCCACCTCCTCCAGCAGCGGCGCGGGGTCCTCGTAACGGGTCCAGAGCCCTTCGAGGTCGAGCACGCCGAGGCCGCCCAGGCGCCCGATCTCGATGGCCGTCTGCGGCGACACGACGCTGTCCATCGGGCTCGCGACGAGCGGAGAGTCGAACCGGTAGGCGTCGATCTGCCAGGAGATCGACACCTCCTCCGGGTCGCGGGTGCGCCGGGAGGGCACGATGCCGATCTCGTCCAGCGCGTAGGCACGCCGTCCGCTCTTGCCGCGCCCGATCTCCACCTGTGTCATATCGCCTGTTCTTTCCGTTTCTTCCGGTACGACTATCGCCCGTGGTAGTTCGGGGCCTCGACCGTCATCTGGATGTCATGCGGGTGGCTCTCCTTGAGCCCGGCCGCCGTGATCGGCATGAGCTGCGCCTTCTCGTGCAGTTCCTGGATCGTCCGGGAGCCGGTGTACCACATGCCCTGCCGGAGGCCGCCGACCAGCTGATGGGCCACCGCCGCGACCGGGCCGCGGTAGGGCACCTGACCCTCGATGCCCTCGGGGATGTACTTGTCCTCCCCGGACACCTCGGCCTGCGCGTACCTGTCCTTGCTGAACGACGCGCCGCCGCGCTCGCGGTTGCGCACCGCGCCCAGCGAGCCCATGCCCCGGTACGACTTAAACTGCTTGCCGTTGATGAAGATCAGCTCGCCGGGCGACTCCTCGCAGCCGGCCAGCAGCGAGCCCAGCATGACCGTGTCGGCCCCGGCGGCCAGCGCCTTGGCGATGTCGCCCGAGTACTGCAGGCCGCCGTCGCCGATGACCGGGACGCCCGCGGGGCCGCACGCCAGCGCCGCCTCGTAGATGGCGGTGAGCTGGGGGGCGCCCACGCCCGCGACGACCCGGGTGGTGCAGATGGAGCCGGGCCCGACGCCCACCTTGACCGCGTCGGCGCCGGCGTCGACCAGCGCCTGCGCGCCGGCGCGGGTGGCGACGTTGCCGCCGATGACGTCGACCCGGCCGTTGGCCTTGATCTTGGCGATCATGTCGCACACACCCCGCGAGTGCCCGTGCGCGGTGTCGACGATGATGACGTCCGCGCCCGCCTCGATCAGCGTCATGGCGCGCTCCTCGGCGTCGCCGGCGACGCCCACGGCCGCGCCGACCATGAGGCGGCCGTCGGCGTCCTTGGTCGCGATCGGGTACTGCTCGCTCTTGGTGAAGTCCTTGACCGTGATGAGCCCCTGCAGGCGACCGGCCTCGTCCACGAGCGGAAGCTTCTCGACCTTGTTCTGCCGCAGCAGCCGGAAGGCCTCGTCGCGGT
Proteins encoded in this region:
- a CDS encoding GuaB3 family IMP dehydrogenase-related protein is translated as MTQVEIGRGKSGRRAYALDEIGIVPSRRTRDPEEVSISWQIDAYRFDSPLVASPMDSVVSPQTAIEIGRLGGLGVLDLEGLWTRYEDPAPLLEEVATLDREAATRRLQEIYTAPIKDELIGRRIEEIRAAGVTTAVRLSPQRTVQHHKAVIDAGVDIFVIRGTTVSAEHVSGRAEPLNLKQFIYELDVPVIVGGCATYTAALHLMRTGAAGVLVGFGGGASHTTRNVLGVVVPMATAISDVAAARRDYMDESGGRYVHVIADGGMGGSGDIAKAIACGADAVMVGSPLARASEAPGRGFHWGSEAHHPELPRGKRVEFGTIGTLKEILHGPSSLADGSMNLLGALRRTMATAGYSDLKEFQRVEVVVAPPQR
- the guaB gene encoding IMP dehydrogenase — protein: MAKFTEPGLTFDDVLLVPAYSDLQPGEADTATRLSRSITLRIPLVSAAMDTVTEARMAVAMARQGGIGILHRNLSIEEQAQQVDLVKRSEAGMVTNPVTCSPEDTLADVERLCATYRISGVPVTDADGVLVGIVTNRDMRFESDQSRAVRDVMTPMPLVTAPVGVDRDEAFRLLRQNKVEKLPLVDEAGRLQGLITVKDFTKSEQYPIATKDADGRLMVGAAVGVAGDAEERAMTLIEAGADVIIVDTAHGHSRGVCDMIAKIKANGRVDVIGGNVATRAGAQALVDAGADAVKVGVGPGSICTTRVVAGVGAPQLTAIYEAALACGPAGVPVIGDGGLQYSGDIAKALAAGADTVMLGSLLAGCEESPGELIFINGKQFKSYRGMGSLGAVRNRERGGASFSKDRYAQAEVSGEDKYIPEGIEGQVPYRGPVAAVAHQLVGGLRQGMWYTGSRTIQELHEKAQLMPITAAGLKESHPHDIQMTVEAPNYHGR